The proteins below come from a single Lasioglossum baleicum chromosome 20, iyLasBale1, whole genome shotgun sequence genomic window:
- the Twf gene encoding twinfilin actin binding protein isoform X2: MSHQTGIKANDVLKKLFAKCRDGKIRVLKVSIENEELTAAASSKPVNKWQDDYDKLIKPLIVENQPAYILYRLDTKSPDSGYDWLFISWSPDTAPVRQKMLYASTKATLKQEFGTASIKEELHGTLPEDITLEGYYKYKRNDAAPAPLTIAEEELAELKKNTVSTDYSVETRHQTLSGVAFPVTDEAKQAITELGKGVHEYVQLKIDLEEEKIHLVTACDVSMDKLPTKVPSDSARYHLYNFKHTHEGDYMECIVFIYSMPGYSCSIKERMLYSSCKAPLLELIQSLGVIITKKLEVNSGEELADMLEAPPTIKETAAITPATPSTPYAPTQSIPEKKSKQKRSCVLS; this comes from the exons ATGTCGCATCAGACAGGGATCAAAG CGAACGATGTTCTCAAGAAATTGTTCGCCAAGTGTCGTGATGGAAAAATACGGGTCTTGAAAGTTTCCATAGAAAACG AGGAATTAACAGCTGCTGCTTCCTCGAAGCCTGTAAACAAGTGGCAAGACGACTACGACAAACTAATTAAGCCCCTGATAGTTGAAAATCAGCCTGCGTATATTCTTTATCGACTGGATACTAAGTCTCCGGATTCTGGTTATGATTGGTTGTTTATATCCTGGTCTCCTGATACCGCACCAGTTAGGCAGAAGATGCTTTACGCGTCGACTAAAGCTACCTTGAAACAAGAGTTTGGTACGGCTTCCATAAAAGAGGAGTTGCACGGTACCTTGCCCGAGGATATAACTCTGGAAGGCTACTATAAATACAAAAGAAACGACGCAGCTCCGGCACCACTAACCATAGCTGAAGAAGAACTAGCGGAGCTCAAGAAAAACACAGTCAGTACGGATTATAGTGTAGAAACAAGACACCAAACGTTAAGCGGAGTAGCTTTCCCTGTAACGGACGAGGCGAAGCAAGCAATCACGGAGCTGGGTAAAGGAGTACACGAATACGTTCAGTTGAAGATTGATTTAGAGGAAGAGAAAATACACCTGGTTACAGCCTGTGATGTTTCAATGGATAAACTGCCGACAAAAGTTCCATCGGACTCTGCTAGATAtcatctttataattttaagCACACTCACGAAGGAGATTACATGGAATGTATTG TTTTTATATATAGTATGCCCGGATACAGCTGTAGCATTAAAGAAAGAATGTTGTACTCGTCGTGTAAAGCGCCGCTTCTAGAACTTATTCAGTCGCTTGGAgtgattataacaaagaaa TTGGAAGTAAATAGTGGCGAAGAGTTGGCAGACATGTTGGAAGCTCCTCCAACCATAAAAGAAACAGCTGCTATAACTCCTGCAACTCCGTCAACGCCCTATGCCCCTACTCAATCTATACCCGAAAAGAAATCAAAGCAGAAGCGATCTTGTGTCTTGAGTTAA
- the Twf gene encoding twinfilin actin binding protein isoform X3, whose protein sequence is MSHQTGIKANDVLKKLFAKCRDGKIRVLKVSIENEELTAAASSKPVNKWQDDYDKLIKPLIVENQPAYILYRLDTKSPDSGYDWLFISWSPDTAPVRQKMLYASTKATLKQEFGTASIKEELHGTLPEDITLEGYYKYKRNDAAPAPLTIAEEELAELKKNTVSTDYSVETRHQTLSGVAFPVTDEAKQAITELGKGVHEYVQLKIDLEEEKIHLVTACDVSMDKLPTKVPSDSARYHLYNFKHTHEGDYMECIVFIYSMPGYSCSIKERMLYSSCKAPLLELIQSLGVIITKKLLLFLISESKV, encoded by the exons ATGTCGCATCAGACAGGGATCAAAG CGAACGATGTTCTCAAGAAATTGTTCGCCAAGTGTCGTGATGGAAAAATACGGGTCTTGAAAGTTTCCATAGAAAACG AGGAATTAACAGCTGCTGCTTCCTCGAAGCCTGTAAACAAGTGGCAAGACGACTACGACAAACTAATTAAGCCCCTGATAGTTGAAAATCAGCCTGCGTATATTCTTTATCGACTGGATACTAAGTCTCCGGATTCTGGTTATGATTGGTTGTTTATATCCTGGTCTCCTGATACCGCACCAGTTAGGCAGAAGATGCTTTACGCGTCGACTAAAGCTACCTTGAAACAAGAGTTTGGTACGGCTTCCATAAAAGAGGAGTTGCACGGTACCTTGCCCGAGGATATAACTCTGGAAGGCTACTATAAATACAAAAGAAACGACGCAGCTCCGGCACCACTAACCATAGCTGAAGAAGAACTAGCGGAGCTCAAGAAAAACACAGTCAGTACGGATTATAGTGTAGAAACAAGACACCAAACGTTAAGCGGAGTAGCTTTCCCTGTAACGGACGAGGCGAAGCAAGCAATCACGGAGCTGGGTAAAGGAGTACACGAATACGTTCAGTTGAAGATTGATTTAGAGGAAGAGAAAATACACCTGGTTACAGCCTGTGATGTTTCAATGGATAAACTGCCGACAAAAGTTCCATCGGACTCTGCTAGATAtcatctttataattttaagCACACTCACGAAGGAGATTACATGGAATGTATTG TTTTTATATATAGTATGCCCGGATACAGCTGTAGCATTAAAGAAAGAATGTTGTACTCGTCGTGTAAAGCGCCGCTTCTAGAACTTATTCAGTCGCTTGGAgtgattataacaaagaaa CTTCTACTCTTTTTAATATCGGAAAGTAAAGTatga